The following are encoded together in the Labrus mixtus chromosome 2, fLabMix1.1, whole genome shotgun sequence genome:
- the fip1l1b gene encoding pre-mRNA 3'-end-processing factor FIP1 isoform X4, which yields MSAEEADKTGTADASAGDEEEEWLYGDESESKDEDEEVKPNAASDAPADASTEDATEHATGNGVASEATGEAAGEDVDSDSDSDDDDDDVRVTIGDIKTGAPQYTTYGAPPVNLNIKTAGSRPYGQAKLKGVDLDAPGNINGVPVLEADMESFEEKPWRKPGADLSDYFNYGFNEDTWKAYCEKQKRLRMGLEVSTVGSVTSKITVQQGRTGNEKDMSILPVHTSKPDFTSPVNMYKSSVSQVTRISPPQWPGPPIQDMSYYTKTSGTIDVIGGQTATISRVEGRRRHNLEGNNIQVISEQSDSEPTPAKIPTFFPPGPLPPNIPPPPFLPPPPNVSTAPPLIPPPRLPITVPPPGFPPPPSGPPPAMIPTMDSGHPGGYDGRSVPPYPFPQGGYPPPMTGGPPPWPPMMDNSKPWENYYRRDDNKREKERERPRERTHEREREREHSPSAMGYTSEEERYRYREYQERAYGERHRDRASREKEDRHRERRHREKEEGRHKSSRSSSRRRHDSEEGDSHRRHKHKKSKRSKEGKEASEEISADQENQEAME from the exons ATGTCTGCAGAAGAAGCGGACAAAACAGGCACCGCGGATGCTAGCGCcggtgatgaggaggaggaatggCTGTATGGAG ATGAGTCTGAGAGCAAAGATGAAGACGAGGAGGTCAAACCAAATGCTGCAAGCGA TGCACCCGCTGATGCGTCAACAGAAGATGCCACTGAGCACGCTACAGGAAACGGCGTTGCCTCCGAG gccacaggGGAAGCAGCAGGTGAGGATGTGGACAGTGACAGCGACAgtgatgatgacgacgatgacGTCCGTGTCACCATCGGAGACATAAAAACTGGCGCGCCACAATACAC aaCGTACGGAGCGCCACCCGTCAATCTCAACATAAAGACGGCAGGCTCAAGACCGTATGGACAAG cCAAGCTGAAGGGAGTGGATCTGGACGCCCCTGGAAACATTAACGGCGTTCCAGTGCTGGAGGCCGACATGGAGTCGTTTGAGGAGAAACCCTGGAGGAAGCCAG gAGCGGATCTGTCTGATTACTTTAACTACGGCTTCAATGAGGACACGTGGAAGGCTTACTGTGAGAAACAGAAGAGGCTGCGCATGGGCCTGGAGGTCTCCACTGTCGGCTCAGTGACGAGCAAGATCACA gtTCAGCAGGGCAGGACAGGCAATGAGAAGGACATGTCCATTTTACCTGTTCACACCTCCAAGCCAGACTTCACGTCTCCTGTCAACATGTATAAGTcttctgtcagtcaggtcaCCAG GATCTCCCCCCCTCAGTGGCCTGGCCCGCCTATCCAGGACATGTCCTATTATAC GAAGACGAGCGGTACGATCGACGTGATCGGAGGACAGACGGCCACCATCAGCCGGGTTGAAGGGCGCCGCAGACACAACCTAGAGGGCAACAACATCCAG GTGATCTCCGAACAATCAGACTCTGAGCCGACTCCAGCTAAGATACCCACCTTCTTCCCGCCTGGACCCCTCCCTCCAAACATACCCCCGCCCCCTTTCCTCCCACCGCCACCCAACGTCAGCACTGCACCGCCCCTCATCCCCCCGCCCA GGTTGCCCATTACTGTTCCACCTCCTGGTTTTCCTCCTCCACCTAGTGGGCCCCCTCCCGCTATGATCCCCACTatggacag TGGCCACCCTGGAGGTTATGACGGACGCTCAGTCCCTCCCTACCCGTTCCCTCAAG GTGGATACCCTCCGCCCATGACTGGAGGTCCTCCTCCCTGGCCGCCCATGATGGACAACTCAAAACCCTGGGAAAACTACTACCGACGAGACGAcaacaagagagaaaaggagagagagaggccacgAGAGAGGACACacgagcgggagagagagagggagcacagCCCGTCAGCCATGGGCTACACCAG CGAAGAGGAGCGGTATCGTTACCGCGAGTACCAGGAGCGAGCTTACGGAGAGAGACATCGGGACCGGGCCAGCCGGGAGAAAgaggacagacacagagagaggcggcaccgagagaaagaagaggggcGCCACAAGTCCTCCCGCAG
- the fip1l1b gene encoding pre-mRNA 3'-end-processing factor FIP1 isoform X1: MSAEEADKTGTADASAGDEEEEWLYGDESESKDEDEEVKPNAASDAPADASTEDATEHATGNGVASEATGEAAGEDVDSDSDSDDDDDDVRVTIGDIKTGAPQYTTYGAPPVNLNIKTAGSRPYGQAKLKGVDLDAPGNINGVPVLEADMESFEEKPWRKPGADLSDYFNYGFNEDTWKAYCEKQKRLRMGLEVSTVGSVTSKITVQQGRTGNEKDMSILPVHTSKPDFTSPVNMYKSSVSQVTRISPPQWPGPPIQDMSYYTKTSGTIDVIGGQTATISRVEGRRRHNLEGNNIQVISEQSDSEPTPAKIPTFFPPGPLPPNIPPPPFLPPPPNVSTAPPLIPPPIFTVPCLSSRAGLPITVPPPGFPPPPSGPPPAMIPTMDSGHPGGYDGRSVPPYPFPQGGYPPPMTGGPPPWPPMMDNSKPWENYYRRDDNKREKERERPRERTHEREREREHSPSAMGYTSEEERYRYREYQERAYGERHRDRASREKEDRHRERRHREKEEGRHKSSRSSSSRRRHDSEEGDSHRRHKHKKSKRSKEGKEASEEISADQENQEAME, from the exons ATGTCTGCAGAAGAAGCGGACAAAACAGGCACCGCGGATGCTAGCGCcggtgatgaggaggaggaatggCTGTATGGAG ATGAGTCTGAGAGCAAAGATGAAGACGAGGAGGTCAAACCAAATGCTGCAAGCGA TGCACCCGCTGATGCGTCAACAGAAGATGCCACTGAGCACGCTACAGGAAACGGCGTTGCCTCCGAG gccacaggGGAAGCAGCAGGTGAGGATGTGGACAGTGACAGCGACAgtgatgatgacgacgatgacGTCCGTGTCACCATCGGAGACATAAAAACTGGCGCGCCACAATACAC aaCGTACGGAGCGCCACCCGTCAATCTCAACATAAAGACGGCAGGCTCAAGACCGTATGGACAAG cCAAGCTGAAGGGAGTGGATCTGGACGCCCCTGGAAACATTAACGGCGTTCCAGTGCTGGAGGCCGACATGGAGTCGTTTGAGGAGAAACCCTGGAGGAAGCCAG gAGCGGATCTGTCTGATTACTTTAACTACGGCTTCAATGAGGACACGTGGAAGGCTTACTGTGAGAAACAGAAGAGGCTGCGCATGGGCCTGGAGGTCTCCACTGTCGGCTCAGTGACGAGCAAGATCACA gtTCAGCAGGGCAGGACAGGCAATGAGAAGGACATGTCCATTTTACCTGTTCACACCTCCAAGCCAGACTTCACGTCTCCTGTCAACATGTATAAGTcttctgtcagtcaggtcaCCAG GATCTCCCCCCCTCAGTGGCCTGGCCCGCCTATCCAGGACATGTCCTATTATAC GAAGACGAGCGGTACGATCGACGTGATCGGAGGACAGACGGCCACCATCAGCCGGGTTGAAGGGCGCCGCAGACACAACCTAGAGGGCAACAACATCCAG GTGATCTCCGAACAATCAGACTCTGAGCCGACTCCAGCTAAGATACCCACCTTCTTCCCGCCTGGACCCCTCCCTCCAAACATACCCCCGCCCCCTTTCCTCCCACCGCCACCCAACGTCAGCACTGCACCGCCCCTCATCCCCCCGCCCA TATTTACTGTTCCATGTCTTTCCTCTCGTGCAGGGTTGCCCATTACTGTTCCACCTCCTGGTTTTCCTCCTCCACCTAGTGGGCCCCCTCCCGCTATGATCCCCACTatggacag TGGCCACCCTGGAGGTTATGACGGACGCTCAGTCCCTCCCTACCCGTTCCCTCAAG GTGGATACCCTCCGCCCATGACTGGAGGTCCTCCTCCCTGGCCGCCCATGATGGACAACTCAAAACCCTGGGAAAACTACTACCGACGAGACGAcaacaagagagaaaaggagagagagaggccacgAGAGAGGACACacgagcgggagagagagagggagcacagCCCGTCAGCCATGGGCTACACCAG CGAAGAGGAGCGGTATCGTTACCGCGAGTACCAGGAGCGAGCTTACGGAGAGAGACATCGGGACCGGGCCAGCCGGGAGAAAgaggacagacacagagagaggcggcaccgagagaaagaagaggggcGCCACAAGTCCTCCCGCAG
- the fip1l1b gene encoding pre-mRNA 3'-end-processing factor FIP1 isoform X2, translating into MSAEEADKTGTADASAGDEEEEWLYGDESESKDEDEEVKPNAASDAPADASTEDATEHATGNGVASEATGEAAGEDVDSDSDSDDDDDDVRVTIGDIKTGAPQYTTYGAPPVNLNIKTAGSRPYGQAKLKGVDLDAPGNINGVPVLEADMESFEEKPWRKPGADLSDYFNYGFNEDTWKAYCEKQKRLRMGLEVSTVGSVTSKITVQQGRTGNEKDMSILPVHTSKPDFTSPVNMYKSSVSQVTRISPPQWPGPPIQDMSYYTKTSGTIDVIGGQTATISRVEGRRRHNLEGNNIQVISEQSDSEPTPAKIPTFFPPGPLPPNIPPPPFLPPPPNVSTAPPLIPPPIFTVPCLSSRAGLPITVPPPGFPPPPSGPPPAMIPTMDSGHPGGYDGRSVPPYPFPQGGYPPPMTGGPPPWPPMMDNSKPWENYYRRDDNKREKERERPRERTHEREREREHSPSAMGYTSEEERYRYREYQERAYGERHRDRASREKEDRHRERRHREKEEGRHKSSRSSSRRRHDSEEGDSHRRHKHKKSKRSKEGKEASEEISADQENQEAME; encoded by the exons ATGTCTGCAGAAGAAGCGGACAAAACAGGCACCGCGGATGCTAGCGCcggtgatgaggaggaggaatggCTGTATGGAG ATGAGTCTGAGAGCAAAGATGAAGACGAGGAGGTCAAACCAAATGCTGCAAGCGA TGCACCCGCTGATGCGTCAACAGAAGATGCCACTGAGCACGCTACAGGAAACGGCGTTGCCTCCGAG gccacaggGGAAGCAGCAGGTGAGGATGTGGACAGTGACAGCGACAgtgatgatgacgacgatgacGTCCGTGTCACCATCGGAGACATAAAAACTGGCGCGCCACAATACAC aaCGTACGGAGCGCCACCCGTCAATCTCAACATAAAGACGGCAGGCTCAAGACCGTATGGACAAG cCAAGCTGAAGGGAGTGGATCTGGACGCCCCTGGAAACATTAACGGCGTTCCAGTGCTGGAGGCCGACATGGAGTCGTTTGAGGAGAAACCCTGGAGGAAGCCAG gAGCGGATCTGTCTGATTACTTTAACTACGGCTTCAATGAGGACACGTGGAAGGCTTACTGTGAGAAACAGAAGAGGCTGCGCATGGGCCTGGAGGTCTCCACTGTCGGCTCAGTGACGAGCAAGATCACA gtTCAGCAGGGCAGGACAGGCAATGAGAAGGACATGTCCATTTTACCTGTTCACACCTCCAAGCCAGACTTCACGTCTCCTGTCAACATGTATAAGTcttctgtcagtcaggtcaCCAG GATCTCCCCCCCTCAGTGGCCTGGCCCGCCTATCCAGGACATGTCCTATTATAC GAAGACGAGCGGTACGATCGACGTGATCGGAGGACAGACGGCCACCATCAGCCGGGTTGAAGGGCGCCGCAGACACAACCTAGAGGGCAACAACATCCAG GTGATCTCCGAACAATCAGACTCTGAGCCGACTCCAGCTAAGATACCCACCTTCTTCCCGCCTGGACCCCTCCCTCCAAACATACCCCCGCCCCCTTTCCTCCCACCGCCACCCAACGTCAGCACTGCACCGCCCCTCATCCCCCCGCCCA TATTTACTGTTCCATGTCTTTCCTCTCGTGCAGGGTTGCCCATTACTGTTCCACCTCCTGGTTTTCCTCCTCCACCTAGTGGGCCCCCTCCCGCTATGATCCCCACTatggacag TGGCCACCCTGGAGGTTATGACGGACGCTCAGTCCCTCCCTACCCGTTCCCTCAAG GTGGATACCCTCCGCCCATGACTGGAGGTCCTCCTCCCTGGCCGCCCATGATGGACAACTCAAAACCCTGGGAAAACTACTACCGACGAGACGAcaacaagagagaaaaggagagagagaggccacgAGAGAGGACACacgagcgggagagagagagggagcacagCCCGTCAGCCATGGGCTACACCAG CGAAGAGGAGCGGTATCGTTACCGCGAGTACCAGGAGCGAGCTTACGGAGAGAGACATCGGGACCGGGCCAGCCGGGAGAAAgaggacagacacagagagaggcggcaccgagagaaagaagaggggcGCCACAAGTCCTCCCGCAG
- the fip1l1b gene encoding pre-mRNA 3'-end-processing factor FIP1 isoform X3: MSAEEADKTGTADASAGDEEEEWLYGDESESKDEDEEVKPNAASDAPADASTEDATEHATGNGVASEATGEAAGEDVDSDSDSDDDDDDVRVTIGDIKTGAPQYTTYGAPPVNLNIKTAGSRPYGQAKLKGVDLDAPGNINGVPVLEADMESFEEKPWRKPGADLSDYFNYGFNEDTWKAYCEKQKRLRMGLEVSTVGSVTSKITVQQGRTGNEKDMSILPVHTSKPDFTSPVNMYKSSVSQVTRISPPQWPGPPIQDMSYYTKTSGTIDVIGGQTATISRVEGRRRHNLEGNNIQVISEQSDSEPTPAKIPTFFPPGPLPPNIPPPPFLPPPPNVSTAPPLIPPPRLPITVPPPGFPPPPSGPPPAMIPTMDSGHPGGYDGRSVPPYPFPQGGYPPPMTGGPPPWPPMMDNSKPWENYYRRDDNKREKERERPRERTHEREREREHSPSAMGYTSEEERYRYREYQERAYGERHRDRASREKEDRHRERRHREKEEGRHKSSRSSSSRRRHDSEEGDSHRRHKHKKSKRSKEGKEASEEISADQENQEAME, encoded by the exons ATGTCTGCAGAAGAAGCGGACAAAACAGGCACCGCGGATGCTAGCGCcggtgatgaggaggaggaatggCTGTATGGAG ATGAGTCTGAGAGCAAAGATGAAGACGAGGAGGTCAAACCAAATGCTGCAAGCGA TGCACCCGCTGATGCGTCAACAGAAGATGCCACTGAGCACGCTACAGGAAACGGCGTTGCCTCCGAG gccacaggGGAAGCAGCAGGTGAGGATGTGGACAGTGACAGCGACAgtgatgatgacgacgatgacGTCCGTGTCACCATCGGAGACATAAAAACTGGCGCGCCACAATACAC aaCGTACGGAGCGCCACCCGTCAATCTCAACATAAAGACGGCAGGCTCAAGACCGTATGGACAAG cCAAGCTGAAGGGAGTGGATCTGGACGCCCCTGGAAACATTAACGGCGTTCCAGTGCTGGAGGCCGACATGGAGTCGTTTGAGGAGAAACCCTGGAGGAAGCCAG gAGCGGATCTGTCTGATTACTTTAACTACGGCTTCAATGAGGACACGTGGAAGGCTTACTGTGAGAAACAGAAGAGGCTGCGCATGGGCCTGGAGGTCTCCACTGTCGGCTCAGTGACGAGCAAGATCACA gtTCAGCAGGGCAGGACAGGCAATGAGAAGGACATGTCCATTTTACCTGTTCACACCTCCAAGCCAGACTTCACGTCTCCTGTCAACATGTATAAGTcttctgtcagtcaggtcaCCAG GATCTCCCCCCCTCAGTGGCCTGGCCCGCCTATCCAGGACATGTCCTATTATAC GAAGACGAGCGGTACGATCGACGTGATCGGAGGACAGACGGCCACCATCAGCCGGGTTGAAGGGCGCCGCAGACACAACCTAGAGGGCAACAACATCCAG GTGATCTCCGAACAATCAGACTCTGAGCCGACTCCAGCTAAGATACCCACCTTCTTCCCGCCTGGACCCCTCCCTCCAAACATACCCCCGCCCCCTTTCCTCCCACCGCCACCCAACGTCAGCACTGCACCGCCCCTCATCCCCCCGCCCA GGTTGCCCATTACTGTTCCACCTCCTGGTTTTCCTCCTCCACCTAGTGGGCCCCCTCCCGCTATGATCCCCACTatggacag TGGCCACCCTGGAGGTTATGACGGACGCTCAGTCCCTCCCTACCCGTTCCCTCAAG GTGGATACCCTCCGCCCATGACTGGAGGTCCTCCTCCCTGGCCGCCCATGATGGACAACTCAAAACCCTGGGAAAACTACTACCGACGAGACGAcaacaagagagaaaaggagagagagaggccacgAGAGAGGACACacgagcgggagagagagagggagcacagCCCGTCAGCCATGGGCTACACCAG CGAAGAGGAGCGGTATCGTTACCGCGAGTACCAGGAGCGAGCTTACGGAGAGAGACATCGGGACCGGGCCAGCCGGGAGAAAgaggacagacacagagagaggcggcaccgagagaaagaagaggggcGCCACAAGTCCTCCCGCAG